A region from the Gavia stellata isolate bGavSte3 chromosome 2, bGavSte3.hap2, whole genome shotgun sequence genome encodes:
- the NENF gene encoding neudesin, with the protein MAGGAARVLLAALLGALPAAAERELRFRPPAEAPVRLFTEPELARYGGQQEGQPIYLAVKGVVFDVTSGKEFYGKGAPYNALVGKDSTRGVAKMSLDPADLTHDITGLTEEELKSLDDIFNNVYKAKYPIVGYTSRRILNEDGSPNLDFKPEDQPHFNIKDEF; encoded by the exons AtggcgggcggcgcggcgcgggtGCTGCTGGCCGCCCTGCTCGGCGCCCTGCCGGCCGCGGCCGAGCGGGAGCTGCGCTTCAGGCCGCCGGCCGAGGCCCCCGTGCGGCTCTTCACCGAGCCCGAGCTGGCCAGATACGGCGGGCAGCAG GAAGGACAGCCCATTTACCTGGCGGTGAAGGGAGTAGTATTTGATGTCACTTCTGGAAAAG AATTTTATGGAAAAGGAGCCCCATACAATGctttggttggaaaagactcAACAAGAGGAGTTGCAAAGATGTCTCTGGATCCAGCAGATCTTACACATGACATA ACAGGACTCACAGAAGAAGAACTAAAGTCCCTGGACGATATCTTCAATAATGTTTACAAGGCCAAATATCCAATTGTTGGCTATACTTCTCGACGAATTCTGAATGAGGATGGCAGCCCCAATCTAGACTTTAAACCTGAAGATCAGCCACATTTCAACATTAAAGATGAGTTTTGA
- the PACC1 gene encoding proton-activated chloride channel isoform X1: MLRPEVSASYQELSEDVERVSENPTDEREGEMEVHEDASSVILPDSELGTTAPSLRFTKTCLKNVFSVILLFIYLLLMAVAVFLVYQTISDFREKLKHPVMSVSYKEVSLYDAPGIAFYPGKARLLSCKHHYYDHIPPLINPGQPGDIECTTQRINYTDPFTNQTMKYALVVQGPRDVKKKELVFLQFHLNGTDQDFSAIDYLLFSSFQEFINSPEKAEFMKDCESSYSSWKFSGGFRTWVKMSLVKTKEEDGSETVEFKQETSVVNYIDQRTKARSDQLFFVVFEWKDPFIQTVQDIITANPWNMIALLCGIFLALFKAADFAKLSVKWMIKIRKRHLKRSRQVMNHIS; this comes from the exons ATGCTAAGACCTGAGGTCTCCGCATCCTACCAGGAG CTAAGTGAAGATGTGGAGCGAGTATCTGAAAACCCAACAgatgagagagaaggagagatgGAAGTTCATGAAGATGCCAGCTCTGTTATTTTACCAG ATAGTGAACTGGGTACCACTGCCCCTTCTTTGCGTTTCACCAAGACCTGCCTaaagaatgttttttcagtaattCTCCTGTTTATTTATCTGCTGCTCATGGCTGTAGCTGTGTTCCTTGTTTATCAAACCATCAGTGACTTCAGGGAGAAGCTCAAGCACCCAGTGATGTCTGTCTCTTACAAGGAAGTGTCCTTGTACGATGCACCTG GTATTGCCTTTTACCCGGGCAAGGCTCGGCTGCTTAGCTGCAAGCATCATTACTATGATCACATTCCGCCTCTGATAAATCCAGGTCAGCCAGGAGACATTGAATGCACCACTCAGAGAATCAACTACACAGATCCTTTTACTAATCAAACTATG AAGTATGCTTTGGTTGTTCAAGGCCCTCGTGatgtgaagaaaaaggaactgGTGTTTTTGCAGTTTCATTTAAATGGAACAGACCAAGATTTCAGTGCCATTGActaccttctgttttcttctttccaagaGTTCATCAATAG tccagaaaaagcagaattcatGAAGGACTGTGAAAGTTCATACTCCAGCTGGAAGTTTTCCGGAGGCTTTCGAACTTGGGTCAAGATGTCCTtggtgaaaacaaaagaagaagaCGGTAGTGAGACTGTTGAATTCAAACAAGAG aCCAGTGTGGTTAACTATATTGACCAGAGAACTAAAGCAAGAAGTGACCAGCTGTTTTTTGTGGTATTCGAATGGAAAGATCCTTTTATACAGACTGTTCAAGAT ATTATCACAGCAAATCCCTGGAACATGATTGCTCTTCTTTGTGGCATCTTTTTGGCTCTGTTTAAGGCAGCAGACTTTGCTAAGTTAAGTGTTAAGTGGATGATCAAAATCCGAAAGAGACATCTGAAGAGGAGTCGTCAAGTAATGAACCACATAAGCTGA
- the PACC1 gene encoding proton-activated chloride channel isoform X2, whose protein sequence is MEVHEDASSVILPAVFLVYQTISDFREKLKHPVMSVSYKEVSLYDAPGIAFYPGKARLLSCKHHYYDHIPPLINPGQPGDIECTTQRINYTDPFTNQTMKYALVVQGPRDVKKKELVFLQFHLNGTDQDFSAIDYLLFSSFQEFINSPEKAEFMKDCESSYSSWKFSGGFRTWVKMSLVKTKEEDGSETVEFKQETSVVNYIDQRTKARSDQLFFVVFEWKDPFIQTVQDIITANPWNMIALLCGIFLALFKAADFAKLSVKWMIKIRKRHLKRSRQVMNHIS, encoded by the exons atgGAAGTTCATGAAGATGCCAGCTCTGTTATTTTACCAG CTGTGTTCCTTGTTTATCAAACCATCAGTGACTTCAGGGAGAAGCTCAAGCACCCAGTGATGTCTGTCTCTTACAAGGAAGTGTCCTTGTACGATGCACCTG GTATTGCCTTTTACCCGGGCAAGGCTCGGCTGCTTAGCTGCAAGCATCATTACTATGATCACATTCCGCCTCTGATAAATCCAGGTCAGCCAGGAGACATTGAATGCACCACTCAGAGAATCAACTACACAGATCCTTTTACTAATCAAACTATG AAGTATGCTTTGGTTGTTCAAGGCCCTCGTGatgtgaagaaaaaggaactgGTGTTTTTGCAGTTTCATTTAAATGGAACAGACCAAGATTTCAGTGCCATTGActaccttctgttttcttctttccaagaGTTCATCAATAG tccagaaaaagcagaattcatGAAGGACTGTGAAAGTTCATACTCCAGCTGGAAGTTTTCCGGAGGCTTTCGAACTTGGGTCAAGATGTCCTtggtgaaaacaaaagaagaagaCGGTAGTGAGACTGTTGAATTCAAACAAGAG aCCAGTGTGGTTAACTATATTGACCAGAGAACTAAAGCAAGAAGTGACCAGCTGTTTTTTGTGGTATTCGAATGGAAAGATCCTTTTATACAGACTGTTCAAGAT ATTATCACAGCAAATCCCTGGAACATGATTGCTCTTCTTTGTGGCATCTTTTTGGCTCTGTTTAAGGCAGCAGACTTTGCTAAGTTAAGTGTTAAGTGGATGATCAAAATCCGAAAGAGACATCTGAAGAGGAGTCGTCAAGTAATGAACCACATAAGCTGA